The Actinopolyspora erythraea genome has a segment encoding these proteins:
- a CDS encoding DivIVA domain-containing protein: MEDAADAVVPLRPGFDVQFRGFQREQVLEHLEVLENQLELVTIDRNESARLNADLRELYDRTRQELTETQRRLQHVESSETGLPAASQRVQEMLALAEEELRSIREQARHEAEVIRSSAESEANRLIEQAENTAGELHGQCERLLAELERRHERLHRDRARQLNELRTREQRMRRAVRDAYKSLMSAARRDAEELVERTRQECGRREAEAERHRRETLEEITRHRTELEKLRDHVLNTLDTASDTIGASAASLRNTPEHPEEGTASGHEKPESTPEEARDAPSEARFTAAPTSVPTRAEPADSRTGEAEPVSPTEVPPVTGDSAPEPRVGDLERSREQQVAADSPGDGVTTVSGSAPVRADGNDPAGRN; this comes from the coding sequence ATGGAAGACGCCGCCGACGCCGTGGTGCCGCTCCGGCCCGGGTTCGACGTCCAGTTCCGCGGATTTCAACGCGAGCAGGTACTGGAGCATCTCGAGGTACTGGAGAACCAGCTCGAACTGGTGACCATAGACCGCAACGAGTCAGCCCGGCTGAACGCGGACCTGCGCGAGCTCTACGACCGGACCCGTCAGGAGCTGACCGAGACCCAGCGGCGACTCCAGCACGTGGAGTCCTCGGAGACCGGCCTGCCCGCCGCCTCCCAGCGGGTGCAGGAGATGCTGGCGCTGGCCGAGGAGGAGCTGCGGTCGATCCGCGAACAGGCCCGCCACGAGGCCGAGGTGATCCGCAGCTCGGCCGAGAGCGAAGCCAACCGGCTGATAGAGCAGGCCGAGAACACCGCCGGCGAACTGCACGGACAGTGTGAACGACTGCTCGCCGAGCTCGAACGGCGGCACGAGCGGTTGCACCGGGACCGGGCGCGGCAGCTCAACGAGCTGCGAACGCGGGAACAGCGGATGCGCCGCGCCGTGCGGGACGCCTACAAGTCGCTGATGAGCGCGGCACGGCGGGACGCCGAGGAACTCGTCGAACGGACCAGGCAGGAGTGCGGCAGGCGGGAGGCGGAAGCGGAACGCCACAGGCGAGAGACCCTCGAGGAGATCACGCGGCACCGCACGGAGCTGGAGAAGCTGCGCGACCACGTGCTGAACACGCTCGACACCGCCAGCGACACCATCGGCGCCTCGGCCGCGTCGCTGCGCAACACCCCGGAGCATCCGGAGGAGGGGACAGCGAGCGGGCACGAGAAACCCGAGTCGACTCCCGAGGAGGCGCGCGACGCTCCCTCGGAGGCTCGTTTCACCGCCGCCCCCACCTCGGTACCGACCCGGGCGGAACCCGCCGACAGCCGGACCGGCGAAGCGGAGCCCGTCTCCCCCACTGAGGTACCCCCCGTCACGGGTGACTCCGCTCCGGAACCCCGGGTCGGTGACCTCGAACGGTCCCGAGAGCAGCAGGTCGCCGCCGACAGCCCCGGTGACGGGGTCACCACCGTTTCCGGCTCGGCTCCGGTGCGCGCGGACGGGAACGACCCCGCCGGGCGCAACTGA
- a CDS encoding DivIVA domain-containing protein, producing MEDEAIVPLRPGFDNEFRGFNRKQVLEHIELLEDQIRILVTDRDEAIRLNEDQRRITDETRRQMEETAGELKRVQNADTGQPYITARMQHMLNMAEEEANAIREHANREAETIRGVAETDAERIRSEAENRAAELRQECAELVDDLEERRKRLDEEHASRSAQVEARAEQLKQSYRSTYEEALSAARRDADELLQNTRQRCGELEEDARRRHSELMGDLRSRAEQLEELRNRLVQNVDAVATFVGQQRDVLNEQPRPLRIIEQSPREPEPSGTTAGAEAATASHGELTQAAPQSRTEVVEEQRLDRAEREPVEPTGRPVPVDPVTEDDPVHDEVPVLNRAGTLGTDGENQPYSVDYGH from the coding sequence ATGGAAGACGAGGCCATCGTTCCCCTTAGGCCGGGGTTCGATAACGAGTTCCGCGGATTCAACCGCAAACAGGTTCTGGAACACATCGAACTACTCGAAGACCAGATCCGGATCCTGGTCACCGACCGGGACGAAGCGATCCGGCTCAACGAGGACCAACGGCGTATCACCGACGAGACACGCAGGCAGATGGAGGAAACCGCCGGTGAGCTGAAACGGGTCCAGAACGCCGACACGGGGCAGCCCTACATCACCGCGCGGATGCAGCACATGCTGAACATGGCGGAGGAGGAGGCCAACGCCATCCGCGAACACGCCAACCGGGAGGCCGAGACGATTCGCGGAGTCGCCGAGACCGACGCCGAGCGGATCCGCTCCGAGGCCGAGAACCGCGCGGCCGAACTCCGCCAGGAGTGCGCGGAGCTCGTCGACGACCTGGAGGAACGCAGGAAACGCCTCGACGAGGAGCACGCGTCCCGGTCCGCCCAGGTCGAGGCGAGGGCGGAACAGCTGAAACAGTCCTACCGCAGCACCTACGAGGAGGCGCTGAGCGCCGCGCGCAGGGACGCCGACGAACTGCTCCAGAACACCCGCCAACGCTGCGGCGAGCTGGAGGAGGACGCCCGACGCCGACACTCCGAACTCATGGGCGATCTGCGTTCCCGCGCCGAGCAGCTGGAGGAGCTGCGCAACAGGCTGGTGCAGAACGTGGACGCGGTCGCCACCTTCGTCGGGCAGCAGCGCGACGTGCTCAACGAGCAGCCTCGTCCGCTCCGGATCATCGAGCAGTCACCCCGGGAACCGGAACCGTCCGGGACGACGGCAGGTGCCGAGGCCGCGACGGCCTCGCACGGCGAGCTCACCCAGGCCGCTCCGCAGTCCCGCACCGAGGTGGTCGAGGAACAGCGCCTCGACCGGGCGGAGCGGGAACCGGTGGAACCGACCGGCCGCCCGGTACCGGTCGACCCGGTCACCGAGGACGACCCGGTGCACGACGAGGTCCCCGTGCTGAACCGGGCGGGAACGCTGGGCACCGACGGCGAGAACCAACCCTACTCTGTCGACTACGGACACTGA
- a CDS encoding DUF3817 domain-containing protein → MKPSVLLTGYRVMAYVTAVLLIVLCLAWAAELGWPSGTDLHSFGVTTTTVVGIAHGWLYMVYLVLALLITRLLRVPIGPMILVLLAGTIPFGAFFADHKVVQWFRVWSTAKYGPSTGRTQQTGSAQT, encoded by the coding sequence GTGAAGCCGAGTGTTCTGCTGACCGGTTACCGGGTCATGGCGTACGTGACCGCCGTGCTGTTGATCGTGCTGTGCCTCGCCTGGGCGGCCGAACTCGGCTGGCCGAGTGGTACCGACCTCCACAGCTTCGGTGTCACCACCACGACCGTGGTCGGCATCGCCCACGGTTGGCTGTACATGGTCTATTTGGTGTTGGCACTGTTGATCACTCGGCTGCTGCGGGTACCGATCGGTCCGATGATCCTGGTCCTGCTGGCGGGAACGATTCCCTTCGGTGCCTTCTTCGCCGATCACAAGGTGGTTCAGTGGTTCCGCGTGTGGAGCACAGCAAAGTACGGTCCCTCGACCGGGAGGACCCAGCAGACGGGGTCGGCGCAGACATGA
- a CDS encoding heme o synthase, whose amino-acid sequence MTATTPSTGEQGSTGRAGARGVLGAYLALTKPRVIELLLITTIPAMFLAERGIPSLTLVLVTLVGGAMAAGSANALNCVADSDIDAVMDRTKSRPLVSYRVPRGHALVFGIVLSVLSFAVLWAGANLLAAVLATAATLFYVFVYTLVLKRRTSQNIVWGGAAGCMPVLVGWAAVTGTVEWPALVMFAVVFLWTPPHFWSLAMKYRTDYERAGVPMLPVVATPRQVSARILVYSWATVVSTLLLIPVTSWIYVCCALGIGAVFLVVAQRLHQGVRRGRVVNPMRLFHLSNSYLSALFLALAVDAAVGLPVLG is encoded by the coding sequence ATGACGGCCACTACGCCTTCCACCGGAGAGCAGGGGTCCACCGGCCGCGCGGGCGCACGCGGCGTGCTCGGCGCCTACCTGGCCCTGACCAAGCCGCGTGTCATAGAACTCCTGCTGATCACCACCATCCCGGCCATGTTCCTGGCCGAGCGGGGTATCCCGTCGCTCACCCTGGTGCTGGTCACCCTCGTCGGCGGAGCGATGGCCGCGGGCAGCGCCAACGCGCTGAACTGCGTCGCGGACTCGGACATCGACGCCGTCATGGACCGCACCAAGTCCCGCCCGCTGGTCAGCTACCGAGTTCCGCGCGGGCACGCGCTGGTGTTCGGCATCGTGCTGAGCGTGCTCTCGTTCGCCGTGCTCTGGGCGGGGGCGAACCTGCTCGCGGCGGTGCTCGCCACTGCGGCGACGCTGTTCTACGTCTTCGTCTACACCCTGGTGCTCAAGCGCCGGACCTCGCAGAACATCGTGTGGGGCGGGGCAGCCGGTTGTATGCCGGTGCTCGTGGGCTGGGCCGCCGTCACCGGAACAGTGGAGTGGCCCGCGCTGGTGATGTTCGCCGTGGTGTTCCTCTGGACCCCACCGCACTTCTGGTCGCTGGCCATGAAGTACCGCACCGACTACGAGCGCGCCGGGGTCCCGATGCTTCCCGTCGTGGCGACCCCCCGCCAGGTCTCGGCGCGGATCCTCGTCTACTCCTGGGCCACCGTGGTGAGCACGCTGCTGCTGATTCCGGTCACCAGCTGGATCTACGTCTGCTGCGCCCTGGGCATCGGCGCGGTGTTCCTGGTGGTGGCGCAGCGGCTGCACCAGGGGGTGCGGCGCGGACGTGTCGTCAACCCGATGCGGCTGTTCCACCTGTCGAACAGCTATCTCAGCGCCCTGTTCCTGGCACTGGCCGTCGACGCGGCGGTCGGGCTGCCCGTGCTCGGCTGA